Within Synergistaceae bacterium, the genomic segment TCGACTTTACAAAAGCAAGAACCTCTATCATCTGTGAACTTACTCAATCGCGCCTATCAAAAGGTATACCTTTTGATAAAGCCCTAGAATTGAAATTTGAACTCGAAATTTTGGGATAATTATGGTATAATACCTAACTAAAGTTTAGCTATTTTGCTGTTGTTGGTTAGTATTAAAGTGACTGTCAAAAGGTATGCCTTTTGATAGTTTTATAAGTTGATGTAGGGCGCTTTTATCGTGCGAAAGGACGAGGCCGCTTAGGTGGCTGTGGCCACTCTCGCTTTCGACTTCGGCTGGATGGACTTAATATGGGATGAGCGCGAGGCGCTGAAAAAAATGGTCGGCGGCGGCGTTCCTATGAGCCCGGAACTGAACGATAGACTGCGTCCCCTGAACGGCTTAATGGCTTAATATTGATAAACACGCTAATGCGGGGTCTATGTGGAACGGCGGCGTCAAGTTCGATGAAGGCGTCTTGCTCTTCGACACAGGGAGTCTGCGCCAGAGTTCCAGTGAGATCGAGAAACCCTTTAACCTGCTGATTGCGCAAAGAAAGTCCTTGTTTCATGCTCTGGTGTTGGAGGATTGGAAACCTGACACCGAACTCATCATTGCAAAAAATACACAATGGGACAATGACGAGGTTCTCAAAAAATCTCGGTAGATTAAGAAATGATCAATAACAATCGATAGGTCAACAATCGGTAGGTCCCGAGGCTTTGCTCTTGCAGCTCTAAAATGTTACGATAAAGCGATGAGAAAGCCAACGGTTTCAAACGGTTGCAGCCGTTGGATGAGAATCGCAACGCCGCCAACGGCGGCGTTTGTTTTATATTTGGTTTCTTGTCATAGGTCTACTTTCATGTTAAACTCCTTTAATGGCTTGTCAACGTGAGATGCGGGGCGGAACACGACCGGGATATTAATGTGGCTGTAAATATTCTCAGAGTGGGGACATCCACTCTTAAAGGAGAAGATGTAAGACCGGTTTCAGTCGGTTGTCTTTGTCGATCTTAGACTCCCACAACTTTAGTTGTGGGAATATGTTAAACTTGCCCCCATGATATATTGGGAGGGTTTCCATGCCACAAAAAAACGTTTCATCTATCCGGCACCCGGCAGAGGCCGGCGCTTTTATTCTGGACTGGGACGGGGTTTTGGCCGATACCTGGTTGAACTTCAAGCCCCTGCGACAAAAATATTTCGACGGTAAAATTGTTCCATTGGTGGAGGCCGCTGCTGAGCTTCCTCCAACGATTCGCGCGGAGGTCTTGGCGGAGATTCGCCGAATCGAAATAGAGGGTGCGGAAAAGGCGGTCCCCGTCGAGGGGGCAAAAGACCTCATCGCTTGGCTCAATACCCCCAAAAAACTCGTTTCAGGCAAGTCTGTTCAAACCAAGCCCTGGGCTGTAGTCTCCAGGAACTGCCGGGACTCTATTTTGCTGGCCGCCGAGAAATGCGGCATCACTCTTCCCCCCGTTTTTCTTTGCCGGGAGGACCCTTACGTCAAGCCTGACCCCCGGGCTTTGGCCTTGGCCGCGAAGAGGTTGAGGGCGCGCTTGTCCGACTGCGTCATGGTGGGGGATTTCATCTATGACCTCCAAGCCGCCAAGAACGCCTCCATTCCCTCTGTATTGGTAAAAAACCCCGCCACGGGATCCCCGGACGTCAGCGCGGAGTGGGAAGGCCTGGCGGATTTCGTTTACGTGTCGCTCGTCGATTTCGTGAAAGACCTCAGTGCCTTTGAAGCTCCCTTCTCAGGAATGACGCCATGAAAATATCCGACACCCCTTTGGCCGAGAGGATGAGACCCCAGACCCTGGAGGAGTATTGCGGACAGACTCACTTGATGGGGAAAAGCGCGCCGCTGAGGAACTTGATCGAAGCGGGACGGGTGCCCAGTTGCGTTCTCTACGGCCCACCGGGCGTCGGAAAAACCACCTTGGTTCGCCTGATCGCGAAATGCGCCGAGCGCAGCCTTCTGGAGATCAATGCGGTCACGGCAAAGGTCGCGGAACTTCGCGAATTGGTAGGAGAGGCGCGGCGTCTCAAGACTATGGGCGGCGGAGTTTCGGCTCTGGCTTTCGTGGACGAGCTCTATCACTTCAACAGCTCTCAACAGAACGTTCTTTTACCCTCCGTGGAGAAGGGTGATCTAATCTTGATCGGAACCACCACCGAAAACCCCCGTTACGAGATCAACAAGACCCTGCTTTCCCGCATGGTGGTTTTCGACCTGAAACCTTTGTTCGCTTCGGAGCTTCTGCCCTTGCTTCGGCGCGCGCTTTCGGACGAGAGCCGAGGGCTTGGGAGCTTGAAAATTCAGGCTACGGATCAGGTTCTGCTGAACGTGGCGTCTTCTTCTGGGGGAGACGCGCGACAGGCCCTGATGCGACTGGAGGCTTCCGCGTCCTTTGTGGCGGCGGTGGGTGGCGAGGAGTTGACCGACGAGACCGTGGAGCGAACGGTGGGTGGCGCCAGCATTCGCTTCGACCGACAGGGCGACGACCACTATTCCATCATTTCCGCCATGATCAAGAGCATTCGAGGCTCCGACCCCGACGCCGCGGTTTATTGGCTGGCCCGACTTCTGGCCGGAGGCGAGGACATCCGCTTCATTTGCCGTCGCGTTCTGATTTCCGCGGCCGAGGATATCGGTCTGGCGGACCCCGCAGCACTCCAGGTAGCCGCGTCCGCCACCTATGCCGCGGATATGACGGGTCTGCCCGAGGCACGAATCATCCTCTCCGAGGCCGTAATCTATTTAGCATCCGCTCCCAAAAGCAACAGCGCCTACTTAGCAGTGGACAAAGCCGACGCGGATATCGCAAAGGGAGAGCTGCAATCCGTGCCTCATCATCTGAAGCCCGACGGCAACGGCTATCTCTATCCCCACGACGACCCGCGTCATTGGCTGCCTCAACAGTACATGGAACGTCCCCGACGCTATTATTACCCCGGAGAACTCGGATACGAACAGCAGATCGGGGCAAGACTCCGCAAGTTCTGGCGTAGGTTTTCGGAGGAAAATTGACGGGAGTCTCTGACGAGGCCCGTCGTATAGTATAGATATAAGTATCTATTCATATGACAAGAAACTAAATACAAAACAAACGTCGCCAACAACAGCATTATAATTCTCATCCAATGGCTGAAGCCAATGAGAATCACTTTATCGTAATACCGCTGGCGAGCTTGGGCGGACTCGAACCGCCGACCTACGGCTTAGGAGGCCGTCGCTCTATCCACTGAGCTACAAGCCCGCATATATTAACATACCCCCACGACTAAAGTTATAGGATTCTAAGATCGACAAAGACCGTCGACTGAAACCGGCCTTACATCTTCTCCTTTAAGAGTGGATGCCCCCCCACTCTTAAAATATTGACAACCGCATTAATATCCCGATCATGTTCCACCCCGCATCTCGCGTTGATAAGCCATAAAAGGAGTTTAACATAAAAGTAGACATATGACAAGAAATCAAATACAAAACAAACGCCACCGTTAGCGGCGTTACGATTCTCATCCAACGGCTTCAGCCGTTGGATGAGAATCACTTTATCGTAAGAAAATATAGCACAAAACTCATATCTGTCAAACACCATGGCGGCCGTTTTTCATTCTAAAACAAACTAAAACAAATTATGAGGAGAAATTGCTATCTATTTATAGGGGAATATTATCTTTTAAAACTCCTTAGCGATTGATAGCAATACGACTAGCCTTAAGTAGCTCTTTGAAAATCTCGGTGTTTTTGATTTTGTCGTTTTCCCTGGCGTAATCTATCGCTCTTTTACCAGCTTTGTCTTTTCTGTGAGGATCCGCGCCATATTGAAGCAAAAGCGGAATAACGTCCGGGTTCGCTTTTTCCTCTGAGGTAGCCAGCATCAAAGCCGTTTTCCCATTGAGACCTTCCGCGTTTATGTCCAAACCGTTTTTCAGCAAAAGCGCGAAAACCTCCGGATTGGGGTTCATAAGGGTAAAACACCAAATCGGTATCTCATCAGGTGCTGTCATATCTGCGCCATTCTCCAGTAAAAACGCTAGCACTTCTGGATTAGGGTTGTGTAGCGCAGCCATCATGAAAGCTGTGTTTCCTCTGATATTCTTTTCGTTGATGTCTGCGCCGTTTTTCAACAAAATAGTAAGGGCTTCTGCGTTGGAATTATTAAACGCTGCCATCATAAGAGCTGAATTTCCACTATGATCGCTTTTGTCCAAGTTTGCGCCATTTTTCAACAAGAGCAATAGGTTGTCTGTGTTGGGGTTATAGAGTGCTGCCAACATCAAAGCCGTTTTTCCGTATGAGCTACTTTGGTTGATATCCGCGCCGTTTTCCAACAAAACTGCCACAGCCTCTGGTTCAGGATTCTTAGCAGCGGCCACCATTAAAGCGGTTACCTTACCGGTGGTAGAGATTATGTTAGCAAAGATATCATCGTGACTATCGTAAGTCCAATTTTCATAGTTTTCCAGTTCATTAATATCAATATCCGGATTGTTCTCCAATGCCTCTTCAATTTCGCGTGGCGTACCTTCTGAACATGTTTTGAAAAATTCTTCCATTTTCATACTATCAACTTTCATACTATCAACACCGATCCTTTTAACGTATTAATACTTACTCATAACGAGTAGATACGTTCCGCATAGTATCTCTTTGACTATAAAGCCAAGGAAAAAATTGAACTTCGCAAAGCTCATATTCCGAACGCTAATATTCTACAACACTTTCTACTTTTATCTTTTATCATATTGCGTGAGAAATGTTGAGTATGTTAGAGGATCGTCTAACAAAGTATACTGTAATTAGTATTTCTTTTTCTGTCGTTTCAAGAGGAGATCGCTTCTAGCTTTACTAATTAGGATATAAGATGTAATATAATGTTATGAATAAGATATATAGTTCGAGGCAAGCGGCAGAATTTCTTGGCGTCAAAGTAAAAACTCTACAGAAGTGGGACAGGGAGGATAAATTAAAATCCACTTCATGAAGTAAAACAAATCGGAGGATTTATACCGAGAACCAATAAAAAGATTTTCTGTGTTTGAAGTCGGAAGATTCTTGTGTCAGAGTCGTTGCGTATTGCCGGGTTTCTAGCCAAGCTCAGAAGCCCGACTTAAGAAACCCGCAAACAGTTATTGAACAATATTGCAGCGAATTAGGGCTATTCGAGTGGTTTGAGCACTTTATTAAAGATCATTTTTATGAGCTAAAAATTTTGGACAGCGAGGAATTGAGTCTAGAGCAAGAAATAATCCAGGATTTAATGACGATAGTTCATTGTTTTAGTTCAAGATGATATGGGTTACGAAACTACAAAAAATCTTTGAAGGAGACGCTGGAACATGATTCTAGCTTACAAGACAGAAATAGATCCAGTGTCTGAGCAGGTTGAGGAGATTGAACAGATTGAACTTGAACAGATTGAACAGATTGAGAAGATACACCGGACTATCGGTGTTTGTCGTTTCGTGTATAACCTATTTATAGCCACGAACCAGCAAAACTACAAAGAGGGTAAGCAATATCTTAACGCTTATACTTTTTCTAAGTGGCTGAACAATGATTATAGCGAATTTCATCCTGAAAACTCATGGATTCGGGAAGTGTCCTCAAAAGCTGTAAAGCAGACTATTATCAATGCTGACTTAGCTTATAAACGGTATTTCAAGACGAAGAAAGGATTACCAAAATTTAATAGGAAACATGATATCGACACCGGCTTTTACATTTCTCGTAACAATGAAAAGGACACGGAAGCGCAACGACATCGAATCAAGATACCCACCCTAGGCTGGGTAAAGCTGAAAGAGTATGGGTATATACCTATTGGGCTAAATGCAACGGGTATAAGGTTAAAGTTGGAGCAGGAAGATACTTTGTGTCTTGCCGTGTAGAAGAGCCTGTCTTAACTTCAGGAGAGCCTGATTCCGATGGAATAGGTGTTGATGTAGGTATTAAAGAAACAGCTAGCATTTCTAACCATCAGGTTTTTAGCAATATAAACAAAGCGTCCAGAGTTAAGAAATTAAAACGCAGGCTTAAACAAGAGCAACGTAAATTTTCTCGAAGAATTAATTATAGAAAGAAGGTGAAATCTGCTACTGTGAAATTCGCAAACCTAGACAAACAGCGTATCAAAGTTCAGAAAACCTACTACAGACTTGATTGTGTAAGAAAAGACTATACCAACAAAATAGTTTATGCGCTGGTGATGACCAAGCCAGTCTATATCACAATCGAGGATCTGAATATTCTTGGAATGGTGAAAAATAAGCATCTCTTACACTTTTGTGTAGGTTTTCAGTAGCAGATTACCTATGAACTACACTTTAGAATTTACGATGGAAGACGCGTTGGATAAGCTGTTAGACCATATTAAGCAACCAACGTCAACGGAGACTATCGCTCTTGGGGATGCGTTGGGTCGAGTTGCTGCCAGCGATCAAATAGCGCTTATGAACCAACCGCCCTTTGATCGTTCCCCCTTGGATGGCTATGCGGTGCGGCATACGGACATCCAAGGCGCACATAGACAGGCGCCAGCAATCTTACGTGTTACACAACATATTTATGCCGGCGATGTTCCAACCGGTCCTATTGCCACTGGTGAAGCTGCGCGTGTTATGACTGGTGTACCTCTTCCAGCAGATGCCACCTGCGTCGTTCGTCAGGAGGACACAGACGGCGGGGAGGAAATGGTCCTCATCTATGTGGAGCATAAAAGACATGATAACTATTGTTTGACAGGCGAAGACGTCGAGCAAGGGGAAATCCTCGTTCAGAAGGGACAGCGTTTTGACGCGGCGGCGCTCGCAGTGCTCGCGAGTCAGGGGATTCTTGAAGTGGACGTGTTTTTTCGCCCCTATGTTGGAATATTATCGACTGGCAACGAGCTGATTGCTGTTGGAAGTACTCTACCATTTGGGAAAATCTATGACAGTAACCGATATTACATTGCGTCGCGCGTCACGGAGCTTGGCGGC encodes:
- a CDS encoding HAD-IA family hydrolase — translated: MPQKNVSSIRHPAEAGAFILDWDGVLADTWLNFKPLRQKYFDGKIVPLVEAAAELPPTIRAEVLAEIRRIEIEGAEKAVPVEGAKDLIAWLNTPKKLVSGKSVQTKPWAVVSRNCRDSILLAAEKCGITLPPVFLCREDPYVKPDPRALALAAKRLRARLSDCVMVGDFIYDLQAAKNASIPSVLVKNPATGSPDVSAEWEGLADFVYVSLVDFVKDLSAFEAPFSGMTP
- a CDS encoding replication-associated recombination protein A, with product MKISDTPLAERMRPQTLEEYCGQTHLMGKSAPLRNLIEAGRVPSCVLYGPPGVGKTTLVRLIAKCAERSLLEINAVTAKVAELRELVGEARRLKTMGGGVSALAFVDELYHFNSSQQNVLLPSVEKGDLILIGTTTENPRYEINKTLLSRMVVFDLKPLFASELLPLLRRALSDESRGLGSLKIQATDQVLLNVASSSGGDARQALMRLEASASFVAAVGGEELTDETVERTVGGASIRFDRQGDDHYSIISAMIKSIRGSDPDAAVYWLARLLAGGEDIRFICRRVLISAAEDIGLADPAALQVAASATYAADMTGLPEARIILSEAVIYLASAPKSNSAYLAVDKADADIAKGELQSVPHHLKPDGNGYLYPHDDPRHWLPQQYMERPRRYYYPGELGYEQQIGARLRKFWRRFSEEN
- a CDS encoding ankyrin repeat domain-containing protein, which encodes MKVDSMKMEEFFKTCSEGTPREIEEALENNPDIDINELENYENWTYDSHDDIFANIISTTGKVTALMVAAAKNPEPEAVAVLLENGADINQSSSYGKTALMLAALYNPNTDNLLLLLKNGANLDKSDHSGNSALMMAAFNNSNAEALTILLKNGADINEKNIRGNTAFMMAALHNPNPEVLAFLLENGADMTAPDEIPIWCFTLMNPNPEVFALLLKNGLDINAEGLNGKTALMLATSEEKANPDVIPLLLQYGADPHRKDKAGKRAIDYARENDKIKNTEIFKELLKASRIAINR
- a CDS encoding helix-turn-helix domain-containing protein, which translates into the protein MILAYKTEIDPVSEQVEEIEQIELEQIEQIEKIHRTIGVCRFVYNLFIATNQQNYKEGKQYLNAYTFSKWLNNDYSEFHPENSWIREVSSKAVKQTIINADLAYKRYFKTKKGLPKFNRKHDIDTGFYISRNNEKDTEAQRHRIKIPTLGWVKLKEYGYIPIGLNATGIRLKLEQEDTLCLAV
- a CDS encoding transposase, with amino-acid sequence MSCRVEEPVLTSGEPDSDGIGVDVGIKETASISNHQVFSNINKASRVKKLKRRLKQEQRKFSRRINYRKKVKSATVKFANLDKQRIKVQKTYYRLDCVRKDYTNKIVYALVMTKPVYITIEDLNILGMVKNKHLLHFCVGFQ
- a CDS encoding molybdopterin molybdotransferase MoeA, which translates into the protein MNYTLEFTMEDALDKLLDHIKQPTSTETIALGDALGRVAASDQIALMNQPPFDRSPLDGYAVRHTDIQGAHRQAPAILRVTQHIYAGDVPTGPIATGEAARVMTGVPLPADATCVVRQEDTDGGEEMVLIYVEHKRHDNYCLTGEDVEQGEILVQKGQRFDAAALAVLASQGILEVDVFFRPYVGILSTGNELIAVGSTLPFGKIYDSNRYYIASRVTELGGIFILGDNAEDDPMYIAHTLQKLLSQCEMVITTGGVSVGAHDFMSVVGETLGAAQLFHGIDLKPGGSTLAFARDDKILLCLSGNPFAAAATFEILAGPTLHKLCGDSEILLERTKAVLQNNYPKASRGRRLLRARIKGNQVVLPKGGHSSSIMRSMIGCNCLVDIPAGSPPLEPGAQVEVILL